One window of the Candidatus Stoquefichus sp. SB1 genome contains the following:
- a CDS encoding sugar phosphate nucleotidyltransferase has translation MDRNVNDYLISPDTLLIDAMKKIDMNTKGIVYVCQDKRLIGVITDGDIRRYILKNASIEGTAEDIMNSSPKFIYYGEDINANEYMKTHFITSLPILDKNRNIIEIKFLDKPKSKKESLNVPVVIMAGGKGTRLYPYTQILPKPLIPINDKTITEIIMDHFEEYDCKSFIMIVNYKKEFIKAFFKENEQVRDVHFYDENTFMGTAGGLKLLKNEMNKTFFMSNCDVLIEEDYSEILKYHKTHKNIITMVCALKKEIFPYGTIKTDENGNVLQLKEKPSFEFLTNTGLYVIEPEFLDFIPDDTFIHITDVIQKCIDEGLNVGVYPIREESWMDMGQLEELEKMRERINGK, from the coding sequence ATGGATAGAAATGTGAATGATTATTTAATATCACCAGATACTCTTCTTATAGATGCTATGAAGAAAATTGATATGAATACTAAAGGAATTGTTTATGTATGTCAAGATAAAAGATTAATCGGAGTTATTACAGATGGTGATATTAGAAGATATATTCTTAAAAATGCGTCAATTGAAGGTACTGCAGAAGATATAATGAATTCAAGTCCAAAATTTATTTATTATGGTGAGGATATAAATGCTAATGAATATATGAAAACCCATTTTATTACTTCATTACCAATTTTAGACAAGAATAGGAATATAATTGAAATAAAGTTTTTGGATAAACCAAAAAGTAAAAAAGAATCTCTCAATGTCCCTGTTGTTATTATGGCTGGTGGAAAAGGAACACGACTTTATCCTTATACACAGATATTGCCTAAGCCACTTATACCTATTAATGACAAAACAATAACAGAAATAATTATGGATCATTTTGAAGAGTATGATTGCAAATCATTTATTATGATTGTAAATTATAAAAAAGAATTTATAAAAGCTTTTTTTAAAGAAAATGAACAAGTAAGAGATGTTCATTTTTATGATGAAAATACATTTATGGGAACTGCTGGTGGACTTAAATTATTAAAAAATGAGATGAATAAAACTTTTTTTATGAGTAATTGTGATGTGTTAATCGAAGAAGATTATTCGGAGATATTGAAGTATCATAAAACGCATAAAAATATTATAACAATGGTATGTGCTTTAAAAAAGGAGATATTTCCATATGGAACTATTAAAACTGATGAGAACGGGAATGTATTACAACTTAAGGAAAAACCTAGCTTTGAATTTCTCACAAATACAGGGTTATATGTGATTGAACCTGAATTTTTAGATTTTATACCTGATGATACTTTTATACATATTACAGATGTTATTCAAAAATGTATTGATGAAGGTCTTAATGTAGGTGTATATCCGATTAGAGAAGAATCATGGATGGATATGGGACAATTAGAAGAACTAGAAAAAATGAGAGAACGTATTAATGGAAAATAA
- a CDS encoding acetyltransferase — protein MENKKLLLIGGGGHCLSVIDSLDRSLYSEIAIIDPYIKIGTEILGIKVVGDDEMIYEMYKKGYHYAFIAIGSIGNTMTRRKLYKKLLEMNFEFVNIIDRSATVSSDSILGNGIFIGKNAIINVGSIIEDQSIINSGAIVEHECHIGEFAHIAPGTVILGKCKIGDDTHIGANATILQGVQIGRNVIIGMGSVVLHDVAENVQKYGVI, from the coding sequence ATGGAAAATAAAAAACTGTTATTAATTGGTGGTGGAGGACACTGTCTTTCTGTTATAGATTCTCTAGATCGGTCTTTATATAGTGAGATTGCTATTATTGATCCTTATATTAAAATTGGAACAGAAATATTGGGGATTAAAGTTGTAGGTGATGATGAAATGATTTATGAAATGTATAAAAAGGGTTATCATTATGCATTTATAGCCATAGGGAGTATAGGTAATACAATGACAAGAAGGAAATTGTATAAGAAATTATTAGAGATGAACTTTGAGTTTGTAAATATTATTGATCGTTCAGCAACTGTGTCTTCAGATTCGATTTTAGGAAATGGAATTTTTATTGGGAAGAACGCCATCATTAATGTTGGTTCAATAATAGAAGATCAAAGCATTATTAATTCGGGTGCTATTGTTGAACATGAATGTCATATTGGAGAGTTTGCTCATATTGCACCTGGAACTGTTATTTTAGGAAAGTGCAAAATAGGAGATGATACTCATATTGGGGCTAATGCAACAATTCTTCAAGGTGTGCAAATAGGGAGAAATGTTATTATTGGAATGGGAAGTGTAGTTTTACATGATGTGGCAGAGAACGTTCAAAAATATGGAGTTATATAA
- the neuB gene encoding N-acetylneuraminate synthase yields MKTYIIAEAGVNHNGDKNLAYKLIDKACEAGVDCIKFQTFKAENLVSKGTELADYQKNNLHSSDTKQIEMLKKLELSYHDFAELRDYAISKGLDFCSTAFDSDSVEFLNTIAMPFWKIPSGEVTNLPLIIQIAKLNKPIIMSTGMCTLSEIQFILDQIRKYNNQNIILLHCNTEYPTPYEDVNLKAMLTLKETFNVDVGYSDHTLGIEVSLAAVALGAKVIEKHFTLDKSMDGPDHVASLDPDELKSMVAGIRHIEKSLGVNEKKVSHSEFKNKEVARKSIVAKKDIKKGEVLTEENLTTKRPGTGISPMKWYDVLGQVAKRDYQKDELIKL; encoded by the coding sequence ATGAAAACATATATCATTGCTGAAGCAGGAGTCAACCATAATGGCGATAAAAATTTAGCTTATAAATTGATTGATAAGGCGTGTGAAGCGGGTGTGGATTGCATTAAATTTCAGACGTTTAAAGCAGAAAATCTTGTATCCAAAGGTACTGAATTGGCAGATTATCAGAAAAATAATCTTCATAGTTCTGATACTAAACAAATAGAAATGCTAAAAAAATTAGAACTTTCATATCATGATTTTGCTGAACTAAGAGACTATGCCATAAGTAAAGGACTTGATTTCTGTTCTACAGCCTTTGATAGTGATAGTGTTGAATTTCTTAATACAATTGCTATGCCTTTTTGGAAAATTCCATCAGGAGAAGTTACAAATCTACCTTTGATTATTCAAATAGCTAAATTAAATAAACCAATTATTATGTCTACAGGTATGTGTACCTTAAGTGAAATTCAATTTATTTTGGATCAGATTCGCAAGTATAATAATCAAAATATTATTCTTCTTCATTGTAACACGGAATATCCAACACCATATGAAGATGTGAATCTAAAAGCAATGCTTACTTTAAAAGAAACATTTAATGTAGATGTAGGATATTCAGATCACACATTGGGGATTGAGGTATCACTTGCTGCTGTCGCTTTAGGTGCTAAAGTTATTGAAAAGCACTTTACATTAGATAAATCAATGGATGGTCCTGATCATGTGGCAAGTTTGGATCCTGATGAATTAAAATCAATGGTTGCAGGAATTAGACATATAGAAAAATCACTAGGAGTAAATGAGAAAAAAGTATCTCATTCAGAATTTAAAAATAAAGAAGTTGCACGAAAATCTATAGTTGCTAAAAAAGATATCAAAAAAGGTGAAGTCTTGACTGAAGAGAACTTAACGACCAAAAGACCTGGAACAGGAATATCACCTATGAAATGGTATGATGTATTAGGACAAGTGGCAAAAAGAGATTATCAGAAAGATGAGCTGATTAAATTATGA
- the neuC gene encoding UDP-N-acetylglucosamine 2-epimerase, translating into MKKIAIITATRAEYGLFVPIIREFRKRENNDFHIDLIITGTHLSNEYGHTIDEIKKDEFRIDYLIDIPVNNFKAKDISNNMATTLIKFTEHFENEKYDAIMVLGDRYEILSVAIAAMNTKIPIFHLCGGDTTEGAIDEGIRHSITKLSYLHFVSNEISRRRVIQLGENPSRVFNVGSTSVDNILHTDLLSKSDVLKSIGLNECRYALCTYHPVTLNNVDLHKLVYDFLDVIRDCKDIEFIVTKSNSDLGGSLINQILDQEQNKIPNLHVYTSLGMQRYLSLMKYSEFVLGNSSSGIIETPSFKIPTVNIGDRQKGRLQCDSIINCLDNKNSIMQAVSIARSVKMKEKCKEIISPYGEGNAAIQIVDISMSFLEKTIDLKKTFYDIKEEFIKE; encoded by the coding sequence ATGAAAAAAATAGCCATTATCACAGCAACACGAGCAGAATATGGACTTTTCGTTCCTATCATTAGAGAATTTAGAAAACGAGAAAATAATGATTTTCATATTGATCTTATTATTACAGGAACACATTTGTCTAATGAGTATGGACACACAATAGATGAAATAAAAAAAGATGAATTTAGAATTGATTATTTGATAGATATACCAGTAAATAATTTTAAAGCAAAAGATATATCAAATAATATGGCAACTACACTTATAAAATTTACTGAACATTTTGAAAATGAAAAATATGATGCAATTATGGTTTTGGGAGATAGATATGAAATCCTTTCTGTAGCTATAGCAGCAATGAATACCAAAATACCAATATTTCATTTATGTGGTGGTGATACAACTGAAGGTGCAATAGATGAGGGAATTAGACATTCTATCACAAAATTAAGTTATCTCCATTTTGTCTCAAATGAAATAAGTAGAAGAAGAGTTATTCAATTGGGAGAGAATCCATCAAGAGTTTTTAATGTTGGCTCAACCAGTGTTGATAATATTCTTCATACTGATTTATTATCAAAAAGTGATGTTTTGAAATCGATAGGACTTAATGAATGCAGATATGCGTTATGCACATATCATCCAGTGACATTAAATAATGTAGATTTACATAAACTGGTTTATGACTTTCTTGATGTCATAAGAGATTGCAAGGATATAGAGTTCATTGTAACAAAATCAAATTCTGATCTGGGCGGCTCTTTGATTAATCAAATTCTTGATCAGGAACAGAATAAAATTCCAAATTTGCATGTTTACACATCTTTAGGCATGCAAAGATATTTATCATTAATGAAATATAGTGAATTTGTATTAGGTAACTCATCAAGTGGGATTATTGAAACACCATCATTTAAAATACCTACAGTGAATATAGGCGACAGGCAAAAAGGTCGTTTACAATGCGATTCTATCATTAATTGTTTAGATAATAAAAATTCAATCATGCAAGCTGTATCAATTGCTAGAAGTGTAAAAATGAAAGAAAAGTGCAAAGAAATTATTTCACCATATGGTGAGGGAAATGCAGCCATACAAATTGTAGATATATCTATGAGTTTTCTTGAGAAAACTATAGATTTAAAGAAGACATTTTATGATATAAAAGAGGAATTTATAAAGGAGTAA
- a CDS encoding cytidylyltransferase domain-containing protein encodes MKKIAIIPARSGSKGLPHKNILNLYGKPLIAWTIEAAVKSNQFDKIIVSTDSKQYGKISEEYGAEVIYRDESISNDTASTYDVLKDLFSKVDVSYIDYFVLLQPTSPFRNAEHINEAIKLYEKNYYQYDTLVSVTEAHKSSDLIKPLDKDRSLKYFNNDFSNYKRQQYHEYEPNGAIYISKIQSYLKIKQFLGSQGIAYIMNEDDSIDIDGRNDFELAYNVISRKNIIDERRKIVKERILEKKQLEISVKHPITLIGNSFFDNWNVEKICNKKVNNWGIKNATSKLYLKYFLNDISFDELGEYILVMFGINELLCGNSINDTVSSINHCIEKIRTYHPHKIIFVNMLNVNGRIDIGNELVNECKQCFSKSIKADKIIQTDDLNDEFGWLNKDYTDDGLYLNAKGYDFLLSIIEKEILNNL; translated from the coding sequence ATGAAGAAGATAGCCATTATCCCAGCTCGCTCTGGATCAAAAGGATTGCCTCATAAAAATATACTTAATTTGTATGGGAAACCATTAATTGCATGGACAATTGAAGCAGCAGTTAAAAGCAATCAGTTTGATAAAATTATTGTATCTACAGATTCTAAGCAATATGGAAAAATAAGCGAAGAATATGGCGCAGAAGTTATTTATAGAGATGAGAGCATTTCGAATGATACTGCATCTACGTATGATGTTCTTAAAGATTTGTTTTCTAAAGTAGATGTTTCTTATATTGATTATTTTGTACTACTTCAACCAACATCACCATTTAGAAATGCAGAACATATAAATGAAGCTATTAAATTATATGAAAAAAACTATTACCAATATGATACTTTAGTAAGTGTAACTGAGGCACATAAATCATCAGATTTAATTAAACCTCTTGATAAAGATCGAAGTTTAAAATACTTTAATAATGATTTTTCAAATTATAAGAGGCAACAATATCATGAGTATGAACCTAATGGGGCAATTTACATATCAAAAATCCAATCCTATTTAAAAATCAAACAATTCTTGGGAAGCCAAGGTATAGCTTATATAATGAATGAAGATGATTCAATTGATATAGATGGAAGAAATGATTTTGAATTAGCATATAATGTGATTTCTAGAAAAAACATAATTGATGAAAGAAGAAAAATTGTTAAAGAAAGAATTTTGGAGAAGAAACAATTAGAAATAAGTGTGAAACATCCAATAACTTTAATAGGAAATTCTTTTTTTGATAATTGGAATGTAGAAAAAATATGTAATAAAAAAGTTAATAATTGGGGAATCAAGAATGCAACATCAAAATTATATTTGAAATATTTTTTAAATGATATTTCATTTGATGAATTGGGAGAGTATATATTAGTTATGTTTGGAATTAATGAATTATTATGTGGAAATAGCATAAACGATACAGTTTCCAGTATAAATCATTGTATAGAAAAAATTCGAACATATCATCCTCATAAAATTATTTTTGTGAATATGTTGAATGTTAATGGAAGAATAGATATAGGAAATGAATTAGTAAATGAGTGCAAGCAATGTTTTTCAAAAAGTATTAAAGCAGATAAAATTATTCAAACAGATGATTTAAATGATGAGTTTGGATGGTTAAACAAAGATTATACGGATGACGGATTATATTTGAATGCAAAAGGTTACGATTTTTTATTAAGTATTATAGAAAAAGAGATTTTAAATAATTTATGA
- the rpsD gene encoding 30S ribosomal protein S4 produces the protein MSRYTGPQWKKSRRLGFSTLETGKELSKRPYAPGQHGQKRKKPTEYGLQLAEKQKVRHMYGVNEKQFHNTFKRASKMEGITGYNFFCLLESRLDNVVYRLGFATTRRQARQLVNHGHILLNGVKTDIASCHVKVGDVVSVKEKSKSLEIIKTALASQNHVPGFVEVDAEKMEGKFIRLPERSELNQEINESLIVEYYNRLG, from the coding sequence ATGTCACGTTATACTGGACCACAATGGAAAAAATCTAGACGTTTAGGTTTTTCTACATTAGAAACTGGTAAAGAATTATCAAAAAGACCTTATGCTCCTGGTCAACATGGGCAAAAGAGAAAGAAACCAACTGAATATGGATTACAATTAGCTGAAAAGCAAAAAGTAAGACATATGTATGGAGTTAATGAAAAACAATTCCACAACACATTTAAAAGAGCAAGTAAGATGGAAGGAATCACAGGTTATAACTTCTTCTGCTTACTTGAATCAAGATTAGACAACGTTGTTTACAGATTAGGTTTTGCAACAACAAGACGTCAAGCTAGACAATTAGTTAACCATGGACATATTTTATTAAATGGTGTAAAAACTGATATTGCTTCATGTCATGTTAAAGTTGGAGATGTTGTTTCAGTTAAAGAAAAATCTAAATCATTAGAAATTATCAAAACTGCTTTAGCTTCTCAAAATCATGTACCTGGATTTGTAGAAGTTGATGCTGAAAAAATGGAAGGTAAATTCATCAGATTACCTGAAAGAAGCGAATTAAATCAAGAAATCAATGAGTCACTAATCGTAGAATACTACAACAGACTTGGATAA